The proteins below come from a single Drosophila suzukii chromosome X, CBGP_Dsuzu_IsoJpt1.0, whole genome shotgun sequence genomic window:
- the LOC108005429 gene encoding uncharacterized protein: MVYNQLRSFRAPLICVLVILVLFLIFWLVELPQNNGGPPRISPLSPPLHQKAIVHHGTLPKLDSEQDLSPKPVSSQEDPDLESLLRGNEDEGWAQGPKCAPYPRFDDLKFPNPSFQLTRHGNLSYYLYGAYYDRRPRTPEVMVLVMVTTSEGPYPKTHLQVWFDGDTVPETLSLHETKVAWYTDWGTKPGLVYPTLLTFQLKSPRIPQLVSLVFGHPCAVPQNALKVVQPPAEEPPNPNRPLRTAICVKYLRFPDVDMSERLVEWLELMRLLGVGRVMAYDIGELMPNTSRTLAHYSRSGDGLLDLRKFEFIQETKDHQRFQQIISEVLLYNDCFYRSLYDFDFVAMMDVDEVIMPLGKYLSWSDLLRELQIRDVNCTARSSYCFRNVYFPKELPEDSSIPSPFYMLRHVVRVAEHLNPAMAIKCLHSTGHASVLHNHFALKWMDACGPHDVSPDLGQLQHYRHVDDVKTLDEPTPKRDDNIRRFQQQLIHNSMAVHRQLGWGAAY; this comes from the exons ATGGTTTACAATCAGCTGCGGTCCTTCAGGGCACCTTTAATATGTGTTCTCGTCATCCTAGTTCTCTTTCTGATCTTCTGGTTAGTCGAATTACCTCAGAATAATGGTGGCCCCCCGAGAATTTCACCTTTGTCCCCGCCCCTACACCAAAAAG CCATTGTCCACCATGGCACCCTCCCAAAACTAGACTCCGAACAGGACCTGTCCCCTAAACCCGTAAGTTCGCAGGAGGATCCGGACCTGGAGTCCCTGCTGCGGGGCAACGAGGACGAGGGCTGGGCCCAGGGACCCAAGTGCGCCCCGTATCCCCGCTTCGACGACCTCAAGTTCCCGAACCCGTCCTTTCAACTCACGCGGCACGGAAACCTGAGTTACTACCTGTACGGGGCGTACTATGATCGGAGACCCCGTACTCCCGAGGTGATGGTCCTCGTCATGGTCACCACGTCCGAGGGTCCCTATCCCAAAACTCATTTGCAGGTCTGGTTCGATGGAGACACTGTGCCGGAAACGTTAAGTCTACATGAGACCAAAGTGGCCTGGTACACGGATTGGGGCACCAAACCGGGCCTGGTATATCCCACACTGCTGACCTTTCAACTGAAATCTCCACGGATCCCCCAGCTGGTGAGCCTGGTCTTTGGCCACCCGTGTGCCGTTCCACAAAATGCTCTAAAAGTGGTCCAACCCCCCGCCGAAGAGCCACCCAATCCAAATCGCCCCCTGAGAACTGCGATTTGTGTGAAGTATCTGCGTTTTCCGGATGTCGATATGTCTGAGAGATTGGTTGAATGGCTGGAACTGATGAGATTACTGGGAGTGGGCAGGGTTATGGCCTATGATATAGGGGAACTGATGCCGAACACCTCGAGAACCCTGGCGCACTACTCGAGATCTGGGGATGGACTGCTGGATCTCAGGAAATTCGAGTTTATCCAAGAGACCAAGGACCATCAGAGATTCCAGCAGATCATCAGCGAAGTGCTGCTCTACAACGACTGTTTCTATCGCAGTCTATATGATTTTGACTTTGTGGCCATGATGGATGTGGATGAGGTGATCATGCCCCTGGGCAAGTATCTCAGCTGGTCGGATTTACTGAGGGAACTGCAGATCAGGGATGTGAATTGCACTGCCCGCAGTAGCTATTGCTTTCGGAATGTGTACTTTCCCAAGGAACTGCCAGAGGATTCGAGCATTCCAAGTCCATTCTATATGCTAAGGCATGTGGTTCGAGTGGCAGAACATCTAAATCCCGCCATGGCCATAAAGTGCCTCCATAGCACTGGTCATGCGAGTGTGTTGCACAACCACTTTGCCCTCAAGTGGATGGATGCATGTGGTCCCCACGATGTTAGCCCTGATCTTGGCCAGCTGCAGCACTATCGGCATGTGGACGATGTGAAAACCCTGGATGAACCCACGCCCAAACGGGATGACAATATCCGACGATTCCAGCAGCAACTCATCCACAACTCGATGGCTGTCCATCGACAGCTGGGCTGGGGAGCAGCATAttga